The nucleotide window atcatgacatcagctttgctccatctcatctgctggtagaggtataGAATCAACTGGTGTGACtccacctatctgaatgctaagaaactcTACTTTTCACCTGCTGAGAAATTTGCTAGCAGTGGATTTGGAACTGTGAGGCTGTTTGGAGaagaaacctcccccccccccttccccaaacaggAAAGTAGCCCTCcagtattctttttttctttttggaattgATATATTTCCCCTCTTCACTACACCCTCATAATTCTAAATTCACTAATACTAAGCTGAGGTTGCCACAATACTACAGCCTCAGGCTGCATCAAGCTGATGTCTCCTCGGTACCACTGTTTTATGAGTTTCACGTTCGGTCCCATGCACCTGACCTCTACTCAACCTGAGTTTCCTTATGCTACAGTCCCATGGCTTCCACATCTACCATCACTCAGCTGACAACTCCCCAATAAGAAACTACCACTGAActgcatgaacataagaaattgccatgctgggtcagaccaagggtccatcaagcccagtatcctgtttccaacagtggccaatccaggccataagaacctggcaattacccaaacaccaataagatcccatgctattgatgcaattaatagcagtggctattccccaagtaaacttgattaaaagatcttatccaaaccttttttaaactcagctacactaactgcactaaccacatcctctggttacaaactccagagcttaattgtgagttgagtgaaaaagaattttctccaattagttttaaatgtgctacttgctaacttcatggagtgccccctagtccttctcttatccgaaagtataaataaccgatttacatctacccattctagatctctcatgattttaaagacctctttcttatcccccctcagccatctcttctccaagctgaacagccctaacctctttagtctttcctcataggggagctgttctatcccctttatcattttggatgcctttctctgtactttctccattgcaacaaaACCCTTTActtgaggtgaccagaactgtacacagtattcaaggtgcagtctcaccatggagcgatacagaggcattaagacactttccgttttattcaccattcccttcctaataattcctaacattctgttttgccATTTAAGGCTGTATGCCAACTAATTTAGCTTGACAGCTCTTTCATCTTCCCTGCCACATACCTTAAACCTCCAGGCGCATCCTTCATAGCAGCAGACATATGGCCTTCCTTtgtcatgcacacacatgtgcttgCTTAATGTTGAGCGGTCAGGATATGCACAGTTGCAGATTTCACAGGCCACAGTCCCCAGTCTGTGCTTCTGCCGGTGCAGGTGGATCATAGAATTAATGGAAGACTGGAAGTCACACTGCGGACACTTGTACAGCTTGCCTCTGTGTGTACGTCGATGGATTGCTGCCTGCTCCTTGGACTGGAAAGCCTCGCCACAGCAGttgcacaggaactctgtactgTGGGTCTTGGCATGCAACTGCAGCGATTGCCTTTTAGTAAACATCTTCCCACAAACTTTGCAAATGAATTTTTGTGAACAAGGTTTCTCAGAAGTGGTCAGGGTTGCCGATCTCTGCTCCAGGTGCTCCCGCTTCCCTTCTGTGGATTTCAACTGAGACTCATACTCGGCCAGACTTAACGCTTGCTCGCCTTCTGCCAactcaacctccatgtcgatgctCCAGTAGCTATTGGCATGTTTTCCATGCATGTGGCCTACGAGTCCCTCCTTTGTGTAACATGTCTCCGTGCAGTACACACATTTGAACACAGTTCTGCCATAACTAAATATGCTCCCTTGGACATTATTTGTgcccaaaatgaaaagaaagttcATATTTGTGTCAACAAGCTCAGAGTGCTGCAGTATGGATTTAGCATGCTTGGGAGACAATGCCCCTGTTTCTGCAGGTGGGGACTGAGCATTACTGAAACTGCTGTCCTCAGTCTCACAGTGGCTCCATGTGTGCACTTTATGTGTTGTCCGATAATGGTAAAGCAACACTGTGTGGGAGGTGAAGGCCTTTTCACAGAGAACACAGCTGTAGATGCTTTTATCCTTTATATCtgaaaacagaaaagaagaaGTGGCAGTCAGAAATGTGCTTCAGAGTGGAATGATTAAGTAACTTGGGGCAAGCAGACTGAGCCCACGGTGTGAATCCATCAAGTCCAAACACCAATTTTTATTCTACTCAAGCATGCCTGTCAAACTGTAGGGGCATACTAATATTTCCAGGGAGAAGTGACGGGGGAGACATAAAATTGCCAAATTGCTGCAAACCATCTGGACAGAATGAGCTAGTGCTGGCTCACCCTTGAATCTATAGATGTCCAGTTTATGTTTCTAAGAAGAAACAGAACTACTAGTTCATACAGCAGTGCTTCCAAAACTGTAATGGTGACTCTGcactcagtcaggttttcaggatctccacaatgaacatACACAGGATAAATGTACATATGGTGGGTCTCccatgtatgcaaatgtatctcatacataatcattgtggatactctgaaaagccaactggctgtggggtcaaaAGGATGGGTTTGTGCTAAACTATTTTTGTACAACATGCAGAAATCTATCTAGTTTTTCCCTCTCAATCTAAAAATGTAAAccttaactattttatttattccattttttatattccgctatATCTTAAATATTCAAATTGGATTATGTTGAACTACATTACGttcaacataaaaaaatattctgtACTTTAAAAGAGCCTCAGGCTGTCAAAGCATCACAAATGGTTTCCACGTActttcaaaaataataaaaacctccCAAATGTATTCTGGGCTACTATGCAGATGGTTAGAAcatttctcttcttccctccctcccaggatGAGATGCTACAGAAGTATCCCCAGACCAATGACATCTCAGTCTTCTGGACCCCACCTCCCCCATCACCTTATAGAATGCCAGCAAGCTACAGCTGCGATAGATTTTGCTTACGTTCACTTTTATGTAGAATGAATGATGTGATATCCGAGATCTGCTGGTGACAAGTCCCACATAATAGTACATCGCCATCAATCTTCCCGCTGACAAGGCAGCCTGTAAAGAAAGTCGTACATTTTCATGTGGAAACTGTCCATAATGCTACAGTCTCAACTTTGGTTCCAAATAACTGTCTTGCTAAGTTGTAAACATGGTATTAGTTCAGTGAAGAGAACTGCATGGATTTTTCAAAAGTAAATATACATatgaggagagggaaggaagggttagTAATTTGCCCTTCTAGTGTACTCCATGAGATCCCCTGATCTTTTCTTTACAAAGCTATTAGGTCCCATAAAGGGAAAAGGGACTTTAAGAATGTTCCTTGAAGAAGAAAACAAGGGTTACCTGTTTTAATATGATAGGCAGCATGGAGTATGGGCAGCAGCTGAAGGTTCAATGATATCAGTTGAACTCTCCATAGATACAGCTGCTGGTCCATTCAGAATAAGTGATGCACTTGTTTATTTTTGACCTAGAagtttcttcctgttcctctggGGTTTCAGTTTAACCACAGCACCAtcagccttcatttacaactacctgcgattatttttcctatttttataaATTCGCCCTCCCATCTCAGCCTAAGAATTGCAGTGGGACTTCCGGTGACGTCATGAAGCTGTGAAGTCATATCTCAGAAGAGCTCTGATCAGGCTTACTAAATATTCCTCCTAAACCTGCTTTTTACTGCTGGAAACACTCTGTTTTTTACTCTGGCGCATAGGGCAGTCAGGCAACTGCTGCTATGTTGGGTTTAGAGAGGTATGGCTGCTAACATGCATTGACTTACACGAGAGAAGGTGAAGACTGAAGAATTGCAAATGGTGACGGAACTTGAGAAGATGATGCAAGAAATGAAAGACAATCTCAAAAGAAATGTCGAAGAATGGTTTGGCAGTTCTACAAGATAAACTGAATAAATTGCAGTCCAGTATCGATGAGATAAAAGAACCTCTAGAGTCTCAGAAGACCAGGATCGATGATCTTTAATCTCATTTTGTGATGCAGGAAGCAACCACATATCGCATGGAGACAGAATTGCTGGCAGTTAGAAAAGAAAACGCCATCTTAAAAGACCACACTGAAGACCAGGAAAATAGGGGACGAAGAAATAATTTGCAGGTAATTGGTGTTCCGGTATCAGTAAAAGATCAAGATCTAATCCAACTTCAGGAACCAAGTCAGTGTGAAACTTCAATCTGGCCTCTAGGGATCACAACTGTGCAATGGCTGAGCTGCCCGCCTCCTtgcctctccttctcccttctatccctccctccccagtcgTTTTCTCACTCCACCTCCCTCGCCCCTTTGCATCCCTATTATGCCTCCTAAAACTACCCCTCCTGAGCATTCACTTTGGCTACCCTGGCCTCCCGCCTCCTCTCAATTCCTGCTCTTCTAGTGGACTCCTCCTCCCACAAGACGACAGCTATAACTGTCACTAGTGCTTCCTGCTGTATGGAAGACCTGCTCTCTGTTCCACAGCAGAGGCCACAATAAACATAACTATTATACCATGGGTTATGGAAAGCTGGCACCACACTGCATCGCAAGAGAGCTTTGCTTCATTCTTTACGATGCAATACtcgaaaaaatggtttctctgtccatcAAAACATTGCAGGCTCCAAGTCTGCGCCATGTCATATGAAGGTAGAGCTCTTGGCATCTGGAGTGCCGTAAGGTTCGTCATTATTACAGCCTATTACAGATCAGGGGAAGTTTTGTGACAATGTTTctgaaattctgcagcaattgtgtggcacatttgcatatatttaaagtattttccacattaaatgctAAATTTAGCTTGAATAATAAAGTTTTCCCATCCTTGCTTTGTgcctaaattatttattttgctgggtgggggggggggggttggaggagaggaagatgaaatctcagggatggggagaggaaagggaggaggcgCAAGTATTGGGTATGGAGAGGAAGGAAGACTGGGTATGAGGAAGAACAAAGAGGGATAATGGAGGTGTGACAGAGAACATAGAAAGCAGGGAGGAGGTGGTTCTAGGATCTGGAGAAGGGAGGTGTCCCTGATCTGGCTCCAGCTCTGATCCCCCCCTCATCCCCATTTACTTTCTTCTCTCTGTCTACTCCTGGTCCttgaactcccctccccccagaggggggaggggagttcctGTCCCTAACTCAGGTGTCCATGTACACACTCGTCCACCTTCCCCACAtccccctttcacacacacaccccagtcccTCTGCTCAAATCTTTCACTTACCCCTCTACTCAACCATCAACCCCTCTATTGAACTCAAACCAtcttcacacatacatacactgacCCTTCTATTCAAATCCCTGCTAGCCCCTctattgaaccccccccccaccacatacTCACACACTGACTCCTCCAGTCAAATCCCCACCAGCCTTTCTATTCAACATCCTCCCTACCCCAATTCCCTTCCTGAGTACTCCTCACATCCCCACTCCTGCCACCTCTCTTATCGATCAGCAGTAGCATGTCAGGTCATGTCTTCCTCTTCTGCTACCCGAGTCCAACTGCAGCAAAAGAGGATGATGTGACCCAATATGCTGCTGCTGTTCTACTCTTTCTACaatcctggggggtggggggtagggataAAGAGATACAACCCGCAGCAGGGAAGCCTTCTCTGCATAATCTAGCTTTATTTGTCAAGGATTCTGAATAGCCATGGTCTCCTGTGGCAATGCTGAAGACTGGCAAAATCTGTGAGAAGGGGTAGATTTTGCTGTCCTTCCCGCAAACACAAAATCGTGGGAGACTGGGGGCCTTTATCATTATCACCCTCTGTTCTGGATCAGACAGACATCagagtttgccatccaggcagatAAACACtctttccaatcagtcctcaagacaaagattctttaagtttgaaattatttattgtacaggtagattctacttacaattgttgcatctcaaacataagccccaaggcaaagatctttggtaactggagacagggtagcaggagggagaaggaagtctcttgtgttgcaggagttagtttatggtagaggtaggaagcttgagggatatgaggctgatttagtcttcagacgaaggcagtaaaaaaaagaaggtaaaaaaaacTTGATAGTTTCACAGggttttacagagcgctgctggctcagaagcccACATGGACAAGACTCAGCTctcgtcgagagctgctaaaggaaacgctTCCACAAGCTGGGGacaggggggcaaggtccaatggcagtgagcctgagaaccatgtgacacagggggagcatgaagggcagtcccttgagcctataaggcacctaggaagactcaggttagattgaggggcattcaagctcttctgaTAGTGAGAGaaattggaggggggagggagcttctcttaagggcaaaggctccttttaaaggcaaaggctcacagatttttatcatgggttacaaaagtgtttcagtatcaagaatcctcagaaggaaggactgcactaaacacagttaaactacagtatatacagatacaaacatgtacccactgctggggacagaacaccctatttaatatttatttagagcCTTTGGGGTCTATTATCAGGAAATTCAGGATAGAGGGGCACTATGATGTGGCTGATGTTCAACTGGTGATACCAGTATGTAATAGCTGAGAAGATACTAGGACTGTGGCCCAAGAGAGAAAAGGGTAAAGATAGATAAGGCTGACCCTCAATAGCTTATTCACTTACTGCAGATCAATGATGTGGTGTGTGTGACAATGAAGAGAATAAAGAATCTAAAGATAATTATGGAAAGAGACTCGATACAGAAGCTCatatggtcattttataactacAATTGGTATAGGGATTGAGGCCCTATTTAGACCGTAAAGTGTTGTTGACAGTTCTCTCTCTGGTGGTTTCTCAGTTAGATTATTGTAAAGCAGTACTGGCAGATGTACCATTTAAGCTTTTATATAAATAGCAGCAAGTTCAAAACTGAACAATGAGAAAACACACAGACAGAAAAAGACTAATGTTTAAAACCttgcattggttacctattgCAGCCAGCACAAATTCAAAATGTTGGTGCTAACATTCTGGGTGATAATGTCACGGGTATCAGGGCCTGGCAATCAGGGGCTGTCCCCAGAGGGAAAGGCGCTTACTTGGAGAGGCAAGGTGGAGACACAGTGGCAAGATCAGGAGCAGGAGATTCATCAGGAGAAAGACATAGAAAAGAACTCCGGATCCGGAGACAAGCAGGAAGCTTTATGTGCAGGAGTGATGTGCATTAATACAAGTGCAGAAATCTTCAAATACAAGTGTAGGAATCTTGAAACACAATGCATTAACCAGAACAAGGCTTGGAAAACAGGAAAACAACTAGTAGCACTTCTGCAGAGCAGATGCCAAGATAGCTGTTGAATCAGCACTGTGTATCCTCTGAGCGCACTGCTGGCAAATAAGAGGTACACCCAGTGTTTAGCCAATCAGTCAGCTGCAGGGGCGTACCTGACTCTCCCAGAAAACAGGACAAATACACTAGAACAACTGGGAAAACCAGCAGCCTCAGAAGCACTGCTGCAGGTTTATAGTCCCGATATCCTAGGGGCATGGATTCAAATCCCATTAACCCTAACTAATAAGAGAAGAAACCTGCATATTTATCAGCAAAACCACATTGATAATCTAGTGAAGGTTGAGGGTCATGGAGGGGGTTCAGACTCTCAATAATCTGGATGGACAAGGGTATGGCAACAGTTTTAAGAAGGTTCAACATTGTTGACATTGTGCATGGGGTCAATGTTTCTTAGTAGTTATTGAAGTATTTGGATATGTTCTGTGAAATGTTGATTTTGTATTTTGATTTGTACACTGATTGTTTGGGATTTGATGTCATTTGTAAACTGTGCTAAATGGACAGTTTGTCCATAGAATCCATACAAAAGAttcccagtgtttcccaaccttttccagCCCAAGGCACAGCTACTTTGTCAAAAATCTTGGGTGACACCaacctccacagagcaggcagtgtgggcAAGTAGAGCAGGGGTGAGCAAGGTGGGGAGCAGGCCCCCAGAGGGGGCTTGAATAGTCCTGAAGGGGGGCCCACTGGCTGCCCAATCTAGGAAGAAAAATGGGCTATGCTGTTATCAGTGATGTGaaggcactgcaagctcaggaggtAAAGGAGCTACATAACCTGCCATAGCTTAGCCACCAGCCTCTTTCAGCAGACCAGGGAGGGGAGCTGTTTCTGCTGTGGCAAGCTTGGGTGGGGAGTCGCTGACTCTGTGACCGAACTGGACTTCCACAACTCAAGAAGATCTGCCACTAGGAGATCTTCTTGAGATCTCGGGCGGGGAGGCATTCTTACTGCCGCTGGATTCCTAACCACAGAGAAAGGTCACAGCTATTGCCCgccagggggaaaaaaatgaggCCAGAGAAAATGGTAGcgaagagaagggggaagggagaataaaggcaaaaaagtgcaaaaacttaaaaaaaacaaacacacacaaataaaaaccaGGAGAAAATAAAAGCTAAGAATAATTTATGAAAACAgttaaaaagcaaaaataaagttgGGCAGAGCAGGATGGAGTTTTTCCTCAGCTATTAAAAATGTTTGGCTGCCACCTAAGTTTCTTGAAAATTTTTCTATTGTGGTATGTGGCCTGTGTGGCTGGGTGTAACGAGGAGCATGGGTctttctgcttgtcctgtgggcTTTGGTCTATGTGCGGTCTGTGTGTGAGATGTGGTCTGCCTTTGTTTCTGGGTGGAGTGTGTGTGGTTTTCTGTCTAGGTGCAGTATGTCAATGTCTCTGTACCTGTCTCTGTGGGTGTATGTCTAGGTTTGGGGTATTTATCTCTCCATTTCTGTCTGGGTGAGGGGTAACTATGTCGGTTTCATTCTCTGGGTACGTGcctctctgtgcctgtgtgtgagcttACTTGcttcagcaacttgaagagaaacaaaatgggggctttCAGTCACTAgttggcagtgtggctgcctggtgaataccccattacacacacacacacacacatacacacacactctaacatcTTGTGGGGCCCTAACCAGTTGCACGAATGGAAAGGAGGGGACCATGGCAGTAAAGGTTTGCTCACTCCCGATGTAGAGGACTCATCTGGCCAAAagagcactgaaagccccaccaattTCGCTTCTAAATtgtaaaacaaagggagagagggggcacagACACACTCGAACTCAATACAACGGGCCAGTTCCTTCTGCATACAAACACGGGAGAAAGCAGATGTGGGTATGATACTGGCAACCAGATTGCTTAGTTAATTAAGCTTCTGCATGTGACTGCCAAAGCTCCTCTACTGCTTCTTCCAACACTCACACAGGCCGAAGCCGAAAGATGCATTCTGGTCAACGCACTGCTTTGTCCACATTTAAGCActcattttgtgagcataaacttTACTGCCAATACAAGGAGTTATAAGATTACAAAATAAACATTCTAAAATGGGAATAGTACTTagcgcccttgcatggaaatcccatagAAGAAAGGGTATTAATTATTACTCCCTAATTCAGAGCAGTGCATTGGCCCAGCTGGCATTTTCTTATCCAAGGTCAGAGATGGTGTTAAGCTTCCAGCACTACTGTGCAGGCACTTAAAACCAGTAAAagagtaaaaaatgaaaaataaaatgtatatataaataaaattaaacacacTTTGCGGATAGGTACTGGGTAAGTGGCAACAGccaccactacttagctggataaatactgacTTATCTAGCATGGTTtaccgctacttagccagataagtacgtATCTGTTCAAGTAGCAGCGAACCGCAccaagtacttatctggctaagtagtggtgaACTGCACCAGATAGTTGGATAAGATGAAATTtatacttaccagataatttcctttcctttagtcctagcagACCAATCCATAACTGTGGGAATTCCCCTGCTTGCCAGCATGTGGTGGCAGAGAACTTTTTTccacattctctttttttttttttgtggtaacgTCACTCACACTATATATCCTGGGATAGCTGGGAGGTTCCTCAGCAGCCTCTTGCCCTATCCTATTAAGCTGATGtcctgcatttctctctctctcttttttttttttaaccccctccccaccccccttttttttttggagggtacTTGGACCAGTCTGCTAGGACAAAAGGAGAGGAAATTTTCTGGGAagtataaatttcaccttccttttcgTCCTGCAGACCAGTCTACACCTGCAAGATGTATCCGAGCAGTAACTTATTTGGGTGGGCTGAGGCCTTAGAGGCTCCCAACCCTACTTTGCTAAACCTCAGATGCTCTTCTACCTGCAGGTCTAGCCTGTAATGGTTTGTGAACATACCCCAGGAGGATCATGTGGCTGTCCTACAAATATCCTGAGGCATTGCAGCCCTACTCTCCATCCATGAGGTTGCTtgagctctagtagaatgggcacATAAGGCCCTTGGGGCCTGCTTCCCCTGTGCAATATATGCTGCCACTATCGCTTCCCTAATCCAGTGTGTAATTGAGGGCTTAGAAGCTGCCTGGGCCCTTCTCTGGCCTTCCAACAGAACAAAAGCTGACATCCTAAATTCATTGGTGACCTGTAAATAATGTAGCAGTGTCCTCCGGACATCTAGAGGGTTAGGGCTTCCCCCTGtctatccccccctcccctgtcctcATCAGAGCTGGTAAAACAATCTCCTGATCTGCGTGAAACTGATAGCACCTTACAAAAGAAGGATAAGACAGTATGAATAACTATCCTGTCCCTGTTAATCGACAGGTAGGGATCCCTACAGGACAACACCTGGACCAGAGACCTTCAGGCTGAGCATATTGCCAATAGAAAGGCTGCCTTGGTCCTTTAATGCTGCTCCTGTAAGTGGTTTAAAGGGTACCTTGGGCAAGGCCCTAATAACCACATTAAGGTCCTACGTGGATATTACCTGGCGCTTCGGAGGCCACACACATTTTACTGCCCTCAAGAAACATACTATGTCAGGGTGAGCCCCTAGGGAGCTTCCTTGCACTTGACCCTAAAACAGGCTAATGCTGCCACCTGCACTTTGAGAGAGTTTAGGGCTAATCCTCTCTCTAGGCCATCCTGCACAAACTTCAAAATTTCCCTTGTTTTCACTGTTTCTGGGGAGATTTTTCTTCCCTTGTACCACTCCAGACCCTACCATATGCCCGGATGGTAGAGTGTCTCCAGATCTTAACAAGGTGGCTACTACAGCCCTTGAATAGCCTTTTTTCTCTAAACTGTCCCTCTCACGAGCCAGGCTGTAAGATAACTATCTGACTTTCCCCATTTGACTGGGCCCTGCCTGAGCAGGTTCTTGGCTTTCCCTAGTTTTAGAGGTGCATCCCTGCTCAGCCTCACTAGGTCCGCATACCACGACCTTctgggccagtctggggccaccagaatgaTCCAGCCCCCATAATCTGCTCTTTTCCTCTGTACTCTCGCTATTAAGGGCCATggtggaaatacctacagcagcTGGTCCACTGGCCATGGCTGGACTAGGGATTCTACTCCTTTTTAACCCTGCTCCTGGGGCCAGCTGAAAGTTTTTCTGCCTTGGCATTCCTTCTTGTTACAATCAAGTCCTATTCTGGTCTTCCCCTACCTCCCTACCACTCCTGAAAACCCTTCCTCCACTAATTCCCAATCTCCATGGTCTAGCGCATGCCTGCTGAAGTAGTCTGCCTGTGTGTTCTCCTTCTCTGCTATATAACTGGCTGTTAACCCTGCCAGGTTCTTTTGGGCCCAGCTCATTAGCAGTTCTACTTCTTCCTCTAACTGCCAACTTTGCGTACCTCCTTGCCTGTTTATATAGGACACTGCTGTCGGAAAGGATTCTTACTGGCTTTGCTCTGACACTGGGACTTAGGTATTTGAGCGCCAGCCTTACTGCACTCAGCTCCAACAGGTTCGTTGAGGCTTCCCATCTGCCCTGTACCACTTGTTCTTTGAAACCTGCTTGCGTCTGTTGCCATGGTCACCCAGTCTGGCGGAACTAGACTGAACCCTGCAAATAAGTTGCTTTCGACTAGCCACCAATGTAGGTTGGCTCTGGCCTTGGAGATGAGCCTGAGCCTCTCTCCATATCTTCGCGTGCTGGGGTTCCATCTTGAGAGCAATGCTTGCTGTAGTGGGCTCATGTCTTTGCCCATGGGACTACCTCTATAGTTGCTGCCATTGACCTGAACACctgcagaaaaaggaggaagcagttttgtaccaagaggggaggggggggggcacataaCTGATGCTGTGTGCTGGCTgcgcacagcaggaagattggcgggGCCATGGtgcagctcatcccaccacagcctgaagaAAAAATCATGTCTAGATGGCCCTCCTCCTTGTCTGTACGGCCCCAGAAGAAACACATTGCCAGAGCCGcgaaggcaggaaggaggagcagtagCGAGTGTAGCAGGGCCACCGTGAATCCCACCTCACAgcagcctgagaagatcagggttGCTGTGAAGCCCATCCCGCAGTGACCCGCAAAGCCCTgtagtgcatgtgtgtgagagagttgagagacagcatgtgaaagagactgtgtgtatttatctatgagagagagagaatgagtatgaatgggtgctgcaggtggattACAACTTGCCAGCAGctaaaatgaagatgagggcctgaagCTGCAGATGCctgcgggtttgtctgagagggagcatgtgagtatatgAGCTTGTATGcgtgtgtatataagaaagaggagAACGTTTGTGCATGCctcttccactaatccatgataatctcggAATGACTGTAAAtcaaagttcccaagtatggagagtgtgaattttttaaatcctttttagttttatttttcaggtgataTTTGCTgtggct belongs to Rhinatrema bivittatum chromosome 7, aRhiBiv1.1, whole genome shotgun sequence and includes:
- the LOC115095344 gene encoding zinc finger protein 585A-like yields the protein MLEIQDTSSGCLVSGKIDGDVLLCGTCHQQISDITSFILHKSEHIKDKSIYSCVLCEKAFTSHTVLLYHYRTTHKVHTWSHCETEDSSFSNAQSPPAETGALSPKHAKSILQHSELVDTNMNFLFILGTNNVQGSIFSYGRTVFKCVYCTETCYTKEGLVGHMHGKHANSYWSIDMEVELAEGEQALSLAEYESQLKSTEGKREHLEQRSATLTTSEKPCSQKFICKVCGKMFTKRQSLQLHAKTHSTEFLCNCCGEAFQSKEQAAIHRRTHRGKLYKCPQCDFQSSINSMIHLHRQKHRLGTVACEICNCAYPDRSTLSKHMCVHDKGRPYVCCYEGCAWRFKTEMMLKAHVQAHTTRGKFECSTCGYTFRRKHHLSRHLIKMHGIIPTRSKRRAPQKRCSGASNEQCEEQIPVLIADDNPLIYLPSNPAAASKEQLQAPEEELFIKQEEAEDHILLL